In Sandaracinaceae bacterium, one DNA window encodes the following:
- a CDS encoding TetR/AcrR family transcriptional regulator translates to MVHETPVAALPKTRRRQVSEERILDAATHMVLAQGYDGLNMKDVADAADYTPGALYRYFPSKSALLAAVVVRLLGRLSDDLVALEEAPAARTTLARVVALGLCYRRFALTQPHAFGLFSAMLADPRVLLPEPEERAVIVMAMHRTLMPLARQLDHAAQVGELPPGATETRALMLFTSLHGALQLGKQERLALLPIATDTLVHSLLEALLVGLGAPRETVVTALHEGRALLTHTPQVAS, encoded by the coding sequence ATGGTTCACGAAACGCCCGTGGCGGCTCTGCCCAAGACCCGCCGCCGTCAGGTCAGCGAAGAGCGCATCTTGGATGCGGCCACGCACATGGTCCTGGCGCAGGGTTACGACGGGCTGAACATGAAGGACGTGGCCGACGCCGCGGACTACACGCCCGGCGCGCTCTATCGCTACTTCCCCTCGAAGTCGGCCCTGCTGGCGGCCGTGGTGGTGCGGCTGCTCGGACGCCTGTCGGACGACCTGGTGGCGCTCGAGGAGGCCCCCGCGGCCCGCACGACGTTGGCCCGTGTGGTGGCGCTGGGGCTCTGCTACCGGCGCTTCGCGCTGACTCAGCCACACGCCTTCGGGCTCTTCTCGGCCATGCTGGCGGACCCGCGCGTGCTCTTGCCCGAGCCGGAGGAGCGCGCCGTCATCGTGATGGCGATGCACCGCACGCTGATGCCGCTGGCACGCCAGCTGGACCACGCGGCGCAGGTGGGCGAGCTGCCCCCGGGTGCCACCGAGACGCGCGCACTCATGCTGTTCACCTCGCTGCACGGGGCGCTCCAGCTCGGGAAGCAAGAGCGCCTGGCGCTGCTGCCCATCGCCACGGACACGCTGGTGCACAGCCTGCTCGAGGCGTTGCTGGTGGGGCTCGGTGCCCCGCGCGAGACCGTCGTCACGGCCCTTCACGAAGGCCGTGCCCTGCTCACCCACACCCCACAGGTCGCCTCATGA
- a CDS encoding DUF59 domain-containing protein has translation MSEHTTDKDADIEALKVNKIPAPAKPARDEASRVFLPTFGLPAPSTSEVDVSEAYGGKGIKSETPIDTAAVRESIIEVLKTIFDPEIPVNIYELGLIYGVDVEPDGEVQIQMTLTAPACPVAGMLVKEVADKSGTVEGVATSHVALVWDPPWTKERMSEDALLELGML, from the coding sequence ATGAGTGAGCACACCACAGACAAAGACGCCGACATCGAGGCCCTCAAGGTCAACAAGATCCCCGCGCCCGCGAAGCCCGCGCGCGACGAGGCCAGCCGCGTCTTCCTGCCCACGTTCGGCCTGCCCGCGCCCAGCACCTCCGAGGTGGACGTCAGCGAGGCCTACGGTGGCAAGGGCATCAAGAGCGAGACGCCCATCGACACGGCGGCCGTGCGCGAGTCCATCATCGAGGTGCTGAAGACCATCTTCGACCCCGAGATCCCCGTGAACATCTACGAGCTGGGCCTCATCTACGGCGTGGACGTGGAGCCCGACGGGGAGGTGCAGATCCAGATGACGCTCACCGCGCCGGCCTGCCCGGTGGCGGGCATGCTGGTCAAAGAGGTGGCGGACAAGAGCGGCACCGTCGAAGGCGTGGCCACGTCCCACGTGGCGCTGGTGTGGGACCCGCCGTGGACCAAGGAGCGCATGAGTGAGGATGCGCTGCTGGAATTGGGAATGCTCTGA
- a CDS encoding ABC transporter ATP-binding protein, whose translation MPGTPAPERPLRRLLAYAAPHRGRVRLAATYSFLNKLFDLAPPLLIGAAVDVVVTREQSLIAGFGVVEPSHQLWVLALLTVIIWGLESVFEYLFQVAWRNLAQDMQHQLRIELYDHVQSLDVAWFEERGTGELMSVLNDDVNQLERFLDTGANELIQVGTTVLVIGAVFFALAPSVAVLAFLPVPFVLFGSFRYQTLLMPRYARVRDKVGSLNSRLAINLGGIRTIKSFTNEAHELRRLEQESEGYAEVNQHAIKLSAAFVPIIRMVIVVGFIATLIAGGELALAGTLAIGSFSVMVFLTQRLLWPLTRLGETFDLYQRAMASTTRALDLLDTKHALPDGDQELQRGEVRGALSLRDVAFAYRPDVPVLRGLNLEVPAGQTVAVVGATGSGKSTLVKLLLRFYDPSSGSVTLDGHPLPALTLSSLRGAIGLVSQDVFLFHGTVRENIAYGRLDATDTEILSAARKAEALEFIEALPEGLDTIVGERGQKLSGGQQQRLSIARAILKDPPILVFDEATSAVDNETEAAIQRSLAEVSRGRTTVVIAHRLSTIRAADRIDVLSEGRVVESGKHEQLLARDGLYASLWRVQTGEAAPH comes from the coding sequence ATGCCTGGCACCCCCGCGCCCGAGCGTCCCCTGCGGCGCCTCCTCGCCTACGCAGCGCCGCATCGTGGCCGGGTGCGCCTGGCGGCCACCTACTCGTTCCTGAACAAGCTCTTCGACCTGGCCCCACCGCTGCTGATCGGCGCGGCCGTGGACGTGGTGGTCACCCGCGAGCAGTCGCTCATCGCGGGCTTCGGCGTGGTGGAGCCTTCGCACCAGCTGTGGGTGCTGGCGCTGCTCACGGTGATCATCTGGGGGCTCGAGTCGGTCTTCGAGTACCTCTTCCAGGTGGCCTGGCGAAACCTCGCGCAGGACATGCAACACCAGCTGCGCATCGAGCTCTACGACCACGTGCAGTCGCTGGACGTGGCCTGGTTCGAGGAGCGCGGCACCGGCGAGCTGATGAGCGTGCTGAACGACGACGTGAACCAGCTGGAGCGCTTCCTGGACACCGGCGCCAACGAGCTGATCCAGGTGGGCACCACCGTGCTGGTGATCGGCGCGGTGTTCTTCGCGCTGGCGCCGTCCGTGGCCGTGCTGGCGTTCCTGCCCGTGCCCTTCGTGCTGTTCGGCTCGTTCCGCTATCAGACCCTGCTGATGCCGCGCTACGCCCGGGTGCGCGACAAGGTGGGCTCCCTCAACAGCCGCCTGGCCATCAACCTGGGCGGCATCCGCACCATCAAGAGCTTCACCAACGAGGCTCACGAGCTGCGCCGCCTCGAGCAAGAGAGCGAGGGCTACGCGGAGGTCAACCAGCACGCCATCAAGCTGAGCGCCGCGTTCGTGCCCATCATCCGCATGGTCATCGTGGTGGGCTTCATCGCCACCTTGATCGCCGGCGGGGAGCTGGCGCTCGCTGGGACGCTGGCCATCGGCTCGTTCTCGGTGATGGTGTTCCTCACGCAGCGCCTGCTCTGGCCGCTCACGCGCCTGGGCGAGACCTTCGACCTCTACCAGCGGGCCATGGCGTCCACCACGCGTGCGCTGGACCTCTTGGACACGAAGCACGCGCTGCCCGACGGCGACCAGGAGCTGCAGAGGGGCGAGGTGCGCGGGGCCCTCTCCCTGCGCGACGTGGCGTTCGCCTACCGCCCCGACGTGCCCGTGCTGCGCGGCCTGAACCTCGAGGTGCCGGCGGGCCAGACGGTGGCGGTGGTGGGCGCCACCGGCTCCGGGAAGTCCACGCTGGTGAAGCTGCTGCTCCGCTTCTACGACCCCAGCTCGGGCTCGGTGACGCTCGACGGCCACCCGTTGCCCGCGCTCACGCTGAGCTCCCTGCGCGGAGCGATCGGCCTCGTGAGCCAGGACGTGTTCCTGTTCCATGGGACCGTCCGCGAGAACATCGCCTATGGTCGGCTGGACGCCACGGACACCGAGATCCTCTCAGCCGCCCGCAAGGCGGAGGCCCTCGAGTTCATCGAGGCGCTCCCGGAGGGGCTCGACACCATCGTGGGCGAGCGCGGACAGAAGCTCTCGGGCGGGCAGCAGCAGCGCCTCTCCATCGCGCGCGCCATCCTCAAGGACCCACCCATCCTGGTGTTCGACGAGGCCACCTCGGCCGTGGACAACGAGACCGAGGCCGCCATCCAGCGCTCGCTGGCCGAGGTGAGCCGCGGGCGCACCACGGTGGTGATCGCCCACCGCCTCTCCACCATCCGCGCGGCCGACCGCATCGACGTGCTCAGCGAGGGGCGCGTGGTGGAGTCCGGCAAGCACGAGCAGCTGCTGGCTCGAGACGGCCTCTACGCTAGCCTGTGGCGTGTTCAGACCGGCGAAGCCGCGCCGCACTGA
- a CDS encoding sterol desaturase family protein: MNPLFAVPLALVLGALTWSFLEYCIHRWLGHDRRLRGNPFGQEHTRHHSQGDYFAPAHKKALAAVLALVVVLPPSVLVAGPLVGGAYTAGLVGFYLYYEVLHRREHTHAGIGAYGRWARRHHFYHHFVDPSMNHGVTSPLWDLVFGTYRVPGVIPVPVKLKMQWLTHPETGEVHAPYAAWYSLRGRAS, from the coding sequence ATGAACCCGCTGTTTGCCGTTCCGCTCGCGCTCGTGCTGGGCGCCCTCACCTGGTCGTTCCTCGAGTACTGCATCCACCGCTGGCTGGGGCACGACCGCCGCCTGCGCGGCAACCCGTTCGGGCAGGAGCACACGCGTCACCACAGCCAGGGAGACTACTTCGCGCCCGCGCACAAGAAGGCGCTGGCTGCGGTGCTGGCGCTCGTGGTGGTGCTGCCGCCCAGCGTGCTGGTCGCCGGGCCGCTGGTGGGCGGCGCCTACACGGCCGGGCTGGTGGGCTTCTACCTCTACTACGAGGTGCTCCACCGGCGTGAGCACACGCACGCGGGCATCGGCGCGTATGGCCGCTGGGCGCGGCGGCACCACTTCTACCATCACTTCGTGGACCCCTCCATGAACCACGGCGTGACCTCGCCGCTGTGGGACCTGGTGTTCGGCACGTACCGCGTGCCGGGCGTCATCCCCGTGCCGGTGAAGCTCAAGATGCAGTGGCTCACCCACCCGGAGACGGGCGAGGTGCACGCGCCCTACGCGGCCTGGTACTCGCTGCGCGGCCGCGCGAGCTGA
- the sufD gene encoding Fe-S cluster assembly protein SufD, which produces MSDVQASQADDSVALLRPQPGRRVEVANEVPTLSAQRAAAERALRESGLPGRKDEAWRFTSVRAVLELTPEAPADLFTLDRVGARARELFPAASVVLPIVDGVALVTAVDGLPAGVQLMALDDAHRAGVAVSPVLLRPERHFRALNTARFERGALLRIEGEQAAAVHIVYVSTGSAVAHAKVQVEVVAGARVTLVEHFLGQPEGQGAEARKEVLLNAVTDVRIGQNAELEHVRVHQSRQHLLGEVAVEVGRDARYHSRVVTLGGPLMRLGLHVALVGEGGSTTLEGVYHVSGRDHVDHHTLVEHRAPRCTSREDYRGVIDQHGTAVFDGIAWVHRAALVSEAHQQNRNLLLTETATVHTKPHLEIDTDSVVASHGATVGSLDEDQVFYLRARGMRDSQARALLTFAFVRELLERITDDPTRKRAQDEMAARLPDGTGLLELFQEES; this is translated from the coding sequence ATGAGCGACGTGCAGGCAAGCCAAGCGGACGACAGCGTGGCGCTGCTGCGGCCCCAGCCCGGGCGGCGCGTCGAGGTCGCCAACGAGGTGCCCACGCTCTCGGCACAGCGGGCGGCCGCCGAGCGCGCGCTGCGTGAGAGCGGGCTGCCCGGCCGCAAGGACGAAGCCTGGCGCTTCACGTCCGTGCGCGCGGTGCTGGAGCTGACACCCGAGGCGCCCGCCGACCTGTTCACGCTGGACCGCGTGGGTGCACGTGCGCGTGAGCTCTTTCCGGCGGCGAGCGTGGTGCTGCCCATCGTGGATGGCGTGGCTCTGGTGACCGCCGTAGACGGCCTGCCTGCGGGCGTGCAGCTGATGGCGCTCGACGACGCGCACCGCGCCGGTGTGGCTGTTTCGCCCGTGCTGCTGCGGCCCGAGCGTCACTTCCGCGCGCTCAACACCGCGCGCTTCGAGCGTGGGGCGCTGCTGCGCATCGAGGGCGAGCAAGCCGCTGCCGTGCACATCGTGTACGTGAGCACCGGCAGCGCGGTGGCGCACGCCAAGGTGCAGGTGGAGGTGGTGGCCGGTGCGCGCGTCACCTTGGTGGAGCACTTTCTGGGGCAGCCCGAAGGGCAGGGCGCGGAAGCCCGCAAAGAGGTGCTGCTCAACGCCGTGACCGACGTGCGCATCGGGCAGAACGCGGAGCTCGAGCACGTGCGCGTGCACCAGAGCCGGCAGCACCTGCTCGGCGAGGTGGCCGTGGAGGTGGGGCGCGACGCCCGCTATCACTCGCGGGTGGTCACGCTGGGCGGGCCGCTCATGCGCCTCGGCCTGCACGTGGCGCTGGTGGGGGAGGGCGGCAGCACTACGCTGGAAGGCGTCTACCACGTGAGCGGTCGCGACCACGTCGACCACCACACGCTGGTGGAGCACCGCGCTCCCCGCTGCACCAGCCGCGAAGACTACCGCGGGGTCATCGACCAGCACGGCACCGCCGTGTTCGACGGCATCGCGTGGGTGCACCGCGCGGCGCTCGTGAGCGAGGCGCACCAGCAGAACCGCAACCTGCTGCTGACCGAGACCGCCACGGTGCACACCAAGCCGCACCTCGAGATCGACACCGACTCGGTGGTGGCCAGCCACGGCGCCACGGTGGGCTCGCTGGATGAAGACCAGGTGTTCTACCTGCGCGCGCGCGGCATGCGCGACAGCCAAGCGCGCGCCCTGCTGACGTTCGCCTTCGTGCGCGAGCTGCTCGAGCGGATCACGGACGATCCCACCCGCAAGCGTGCGCAGGACGAGATGGCGGCGCGCCTGCCCGACGGCACGGGGCTGCTCGAGCTGTTCCAGGAGGAGTCATGA
- a CDS encoding UPF0182 family protein: MQHYPEREPPRPGLALSFLLAALVLAVFLPLWAGLYTDLRWFRSLGHGSVFATILRTRLTVGGISGLAFAGFLYAQGRLALRLSARFASPRPRTPNGLATPPLDLGNWAPRIVAPVSILAGVVYGLIASQSWEVYAQYVQGVAFGRRDPLFGHDLAFYFFDLPALHAVFGATQAVVVLSGILVAAVYALRGGVVLDVGKLRAHRRVRIHASVLLAGFLVLLALGAWLDRFELVYSAEGPVAGASYADVHARLPALAILSGVAVLAALLVLVSGWRQGLLMVGAALGLVIATDLLAVRIYPAIVERFSVQPNEAQREAPFIAYNIEATRHAFGLDQVIERDLNTARALTAEDIANNQATLDNVRLWDHRELLDTFAQIQEIRTYYDFTSVDNDRYMVNGQLRQIMLSPRELQAEALPSRTWINEHFTFTHGYGLTLGPVNQTTPEGLPVLYVQDIPPQSAPETGITVTRPAIYFGELSNDHVFVRTRNDEFDHPAGEENVYTTYTGRAGVRLDSFWTQLLVGLRLGQLKLLLSNDITEDSRVLLYRNIRTRAERIAPFLTFDRDPYMVVRDNGTLSWVLDAYTRSDRYPFAQPLADGTNYMRNSVKVIIDAYDGTVDFYVNDDADPVLATYRHIFPELFRDLSEMPEDLQRHLRYPLDLFGVQTRVFTTYHMNEPELVYNREDQWEVPQLTRADASQPMSPYYTVMRLPEEEREEFILMLPYSPKRKENLAAWMVARSDGEHRGELIVYRLPRDRLVFGPQQIMNRIHQDAEISRQVSLWDQRGSQALFGTLLVIPIEESLLYVAPLYLRSARDGGSARAPGTGGGGRIPELKRVIVVYQNQIVMEQTLDLAIARLFGAPVPTEVEAGETEAPAAHDPRPDSVEARHLGPGRAQPHGHRGHGRTPPGPQQRRTGAGPPAVRARPACSARGTLGGLRRGAERAGRDARRAARRSGRTRCGRSITLMD; the protein is encoded by the coding sequence ATGCAGCACTACCCAGAACGAGAGCCCCCGCGCCCCGGTCTCGCGCTCAGCTTCCTCCTGGCAGCGCTGGTGCTGGCCGTGTTCCTGCCCCTGTGGGCCGGCTTGTACACGGATCTGCGCTGGTTCCGCTCGCTCGGGCACGGCTCTGTGTTCGCCACCATCTTGCGCACCCGGCTTACCGTCGGGGGCATCTCGGGGCTCGCGTTCGCGGGGTTCCTCTATGCCCAAGGCCGCCTGGCGCTGCGCCTCTCGGCCCGCTTTGCCTCGCCTCGCCCGCGCACGCCCAACGGGCTCGCCACGCCGCCGCTCGACCTGGGCAACTGGGCACCGCGCATCGTGGCGCCGGTGTCCATCCTGGCGGGCGTGGTCTACGGCCTGATCGCCTCGCAGTCCTGGGAGGTCTACGCGCAGTACGTGCAAGGCGTGGCGTTCGGGCGCCGCGACCCGCTCTTCGGGCACGACCTGGCCTTCTACTTCTTCGACCTGCCCGCGCTGCACGCCGTGTTCGGCGCCACGCAAGCCGTGGTGGTGCTGAGCGGCATCCTGGTGGCCGCCGTGTACGCGCTGCGCGGCGGCGTGGTGCTGGACGTGGGCAAGCTGCGCGCCCACCGGCGTGTGCGCATCCACGCGAGCGTGCTGCTCGCCGGCTTCCTGGTGCTGCTGGCGCTGGGCGCGTGGCTAGACCGCTTCGAGCTGGTCTACTCGGCCGAGGGCCCCGTGGCGGGCGCGAGCTATGCCGACGTGCACGCGCGGCTGCCGGCGCTGGCCATCTTGAGCGGCGTGGCCGTGCTGGCGGCCCTGCTGGTGCTGGTCAGCGGGTGGCGGCAGGGGCTGCTCATGGTGGGCGCGGCGCTCGGCCTGGTCATCGCCACGGATCTCCTGGCGGTGCGCATCTACCCGGCCATCGTGGAGCGCTTCAGCGTGCAGCCCAACGAGGCGCAGCGCGAAGCGCCCTTCATCGCCTACAACATCGAGGCCACTCGTCACGCCTTCGGGCTCGACCAGGTCATCGAACGCGACCTGAACACCGCGCGCGCCCTCACGGCCGAAGACATCGCCAACAACCAGGCCACGCTCGACAACGTGCGGCTGTGGGACCACCGCGAGCTGCTGGACACGTTCGCCCAGATCCAAGAGATCCGCACCTACTACGACTTCACCTCGGTGGACAACGACCGTTACATGGTGAACGGGCAGCTGCGCCAGATCATGCTCTCGCCGCGCGAGCTGCAGGCCGAGGCGCTGCCTTCGCGCACGTGGATCAACGAGCACTTCACGTTCACTCACGGCTACGGCCTGACGCTGGGCCCGGTGAACCAGACCACGCCCGAGGGGCTGCCCGTGCTCTACGTGCAGGACATCCCGCCGCAGTCCGCGCCCGAGACGGGCATCACCGTCACGCGCCCCGCCATCTACTTCGGCGAGCTGAGCAACGACCACGTCTTCGTGCGCACGCGCAACGACGAGTTCGACCACCCGGCAGGTGAAGAGAACGTCTACACCACGTATACGGGCCGGGCTGGGGTGCGCCTGGACTCGTTCTGGACGCAGCTGCTGGTGGGCCTGCGCCTCGGGCAGCTCAAGCTGCTGCTCAGCAACGACATCACCGAGGACAGCCGGGTCCTGCTGTACCGCAACATCCGCACGCGGGCCGAGCGCATCGCGCCGTTCCTCACGTTCGACCGCGACCCCTACATGGTCGTGCGCGACAACGGCACGCTGTCATGGGTCCTGGACGCGTACACGCGCAGCGACCGCTATCCGTTCGCGCAGCCGCTGGCCGACGGCACCAACTACATGCGCAACTCCGTGAAGGTCATCATCGACGCCTACGACGGCACGGTGGACTTCTACGTGAACGACGACGCCGACCCGGTGCTGGCCACCTACCGGCACATCTTCCCCGAGCTCTTCCGCGACCTCAGCGAGATGCCCGAGGACCTGCAGCGCCACCTGCGCTACCCGCTCGACCTCTTCGGCGTGCAGACGCGCGTGTTCACCACGTATCACATGAACGAGCCCGAGCTGGTCTACAACCGTGAGGACCAGTGGGAGGTGCCGCAGCTCACGCGCGCAGACGCGTCGCAGCCCATGTCGCCGTACTACACGGTCATGCGGCTGCCCGAGGAGGAGCGCGAGGAGTTCATCCTCATGCTGCCCTACTCGCCGAAGCGGAAGGAGAACCTGGCGGCCTGGATGGTGGCGCGCAGCGACGGAGAGCACCGCGGCGAGCTCATCGTGTATCGGCTGCCGCGTGACCGGCTGGTCTTCGGCCCGCAGCAGATCATGAACCGCATCCACCAGGACGCGGAGATCTCGCGGCAGGTGTCGCTCTGGGATCAGCGCGGGTCGCAGGCGCTCTTCGGGACGCTGCTCGTCATCCCCATCGAGGAGTCGCTGCTGTACGTGGCGCCGCTCTACCTGCGCTCGGCGCGCGATGGCGGCAGCGCGCGCGCCCCGGGCACGGGCGGTGGCGGACGCATCCCAGAGCTGAAGCGCGTCATCGTGGTCTACCAGAACCAGATCGTGATGGAGCAGACCCTGGACTTGGCGATCGCGCGGCTCTTCGGCGCCCCTGTGCCAACAGAGGTGGAAGCCGGGGAGACCGAAGCCCCCGCAGCCCATGACCCACGCCCCGACAGCGTCGAGGCCCGCCATCTTGGACCCGGACGCGCCCAGCCCCACGGACACCGAGGCCACGGACGCACCCCTCCCGGACCTCAGCAGCGACGCACGGGTGCGGGCCCACCAGCTGTACGAGCGCGCCCTGCGTGCTCAGCGAGAGGGACGCTGGGCGGACTACGGCGAGGCGCTGAACGAGCTGGGCGAGACGCTCGCCGAGCTGCGCGCCGAAGCGGACGGACCCGCTGCGGGCGCTCCATCACCTTGATGGACTGA
- a CDS encoding DUF4404 family protein: MPKEALRDALASLHTELGTADKLDAESRALLSKALREIADRLDRDEPQAEGETLGDSIRGAVQRFEGEHPELVSAVARVAEALGAAGI; the protein is encoded by the coding sequence ATGCCGAAAGAAGCCCTGCGCGACGCCCTCGCGTCCCTGCACACCGAGCTCGGGACCGCCGACAAGCTGGACGCCGAGTCGCGCGCCCTGCTGTCGAAGGCGCTGCGCGAGATCGCCGACCGGCTGGACCGGGACGAGCCACAGGCCGAGGGCGAGACCCTGGGCGACAGCATCCGCGGCGCGGTGCAGCGCTTCGAGGGCGAGCACCCCGAGCTGGTCAGCGCCGTGGCCCGCGTGGCCGAAGCGCTGGGCGCGGCGGGTATCTGA
- a CDS encoding cysteine desulfurase produces MSATPQVKPQAQQHAKEHGKESRRVTAPATVVFDAERVREDFPALHQLIGKHPLVYLDNAATALKPQSVIDAVSSVYAVDCANIHRGVHTLSQRATQRYEDARDKARRFLNAPSVEETIFVRGTTEGINLVAQCYARPRLREGDEILITELEHHSNIVPWQMVALATGAKLVVAPVNDAGEVTEDAFSSKLSTRTKMVSFAHVSNALGTILPAKRFVQLAKSVGAAVCIDGAQAAPHAAVDVQDLGCDFYAFSGHKVYGPTGIGVLYGRRELLEEMIPYQGGGDMIDRVTFAETTWNALPYKFEAGTPHIAGGIGLGAALDYLTALDPDAVAAHERDVLAYGTAQLAAVPGLRLVGTAAHKVGVLSFLMEGAHPSDVGTILDQVGVAVRTGHHCTQPLMDRFGIPATARASMALYSTRADIDALVRGLHLVREMFA; encoded by the coding sequence ATGAGCGCCACACCGCAAGTGAAGCCGCAGGCCCAGCAGCACGCGAAAGAGCACGGCAAGGAGAGCCGTCGCGTGACCGCTCCGGCCACCGTGGTGTTCGACGCGGAGCGCGTGCGTGAGGACTTCCCCGCCCTGCATCAGCTCATCGGCAAGCACCCGTTGGTGTACCTGGACAATGCCGCCACAGCGCTCAAGCCGCAGAGTGTCATCGACGCGGTGAGTAGCGTGTACGCGGTGGACTGCGCCAACATCCACCGGGGCGTGCACACGCTCTCGCAGCGGGCCACGCAGCGCTACGAAGACGCGCGCGACAAAGCCCGGCGCTTCCTCAACGCGCCCAGCGTCGAAGAGACCATCTTCGTGCGCGGCACCACCGAAGGCATCAACCTGGTGGCGCAGTGCTACGCGCGCCCGCGACTGCGCGAGGGCGATGAGATCCTGATCACCGAGCTCGAGCACCACAGCAACATCGTGCCCTGGCAGATGGTGGCGCTGGCCACCGGCGCCAAGCTGGTGGTGGCCCCCGTGAACGACGCGGGTGAGGTCACGGAAGACGCCTTCAGCAGCAAGCTCTCCACGCGCACCAAGATGGTGAGCTTCGCCCACGTGAGCAACGCGCTCGGCACCATCTTGCCGGCCAAGCGCTTCGTGCAGCTGGCCAAGAGCGTGGGCGCCGCGGTGTGCATCGACGGCGCTCAGGCAGCACCGCACGCGGCGGTGGACGTGCAGGATCTCGGCTGCGACTTCTATGCGTTCAGCGGCCACAAGGTCTACGGGCCCACGGGCATCGGCGTGCTGTATGGCCGGCGCGAGCTGCTGGAGGAGATGATCCCGTACCAGGGCGGCGGCGACATGATCGACCGCGTGACCTTCGCCGAGACCACGTGGAACGCGCTGCCCTACAAGTTCGAGGCGGGTACGCCGCACATCGCTGGGGGCATCGGCCTCGGCGCGGCGCTCGACTACCTGACCGCGCTCGACCCGGACGCGGTCGCGGCACACGAGCGTGACGTGCTGGCCTATGGCACCGCTCAGCTCGCGGCCGTCCCGGGTTTGCGGCTGGTGGGCACCGCCGCGCACAAGGTGGGCGTGCTGTCGTTCCTCATGGAGGGCGCGCACCCGAGCGACGTGGGCACCATCCTCGACCAGGTGGGCGTGGCCGTGCGAACGGGGCACCACTGCACGCAGCCGCTCATGGACCGCTTCGGCATCCCCGCCACGGCGCGCGCGTCGATGGCGCTCTACAGCACCCGCGCCGACATCGACGCGCTGGTGCGCGGCCTGCACCTCGTTCGGGAGATGTTCGCATGA
- a CDS encoding lmo0937 family membrane protein, which translates to MLWTIAVILLVLWAVGLVTSYTMGGFIHILVVLAIIVVLVRVIQGRRVV; encoded by the coding sequence ATGCTCTGGACAATCGCCGTCATTCTGTTGGTCCTCTGGGCCGTGGGACTCGTCACGTCGTACACGATGGGTGGGTTCATCCACATCCTGGTCGTGCTCGCCATCATCGTGGTCCTCGTGCGGGTCATTCAAGGCCGCAGGGTCGTGTGA
- a CDS encoding CsbD family protein — translation MNRDQVQGKWDQVKGRAKRAWGELTDDDFTKADGSVDKLYGIIQEKFGDTKEAIQAKLDALHLKS, via the coding sequence ATGAATCGCGACCAAGTACAAGGTAAGTGGGACCAAGTGAAGGGCCGAGCCAAGCGCGCCTGGGGCGAGCTGACGGACGACGACTTCACCAAAGCGGACGGGTCCGTCGACAAGCTCTATGGAATCATCCAGGAGAAGTTCGGCGACACCAAGGAAGCCATCCAAGCGAAGCTCGATGCGCTTCACCTGAAGTCATAA
- the sufC gene encoding Fe-S cluster assembly ATPase SufC, with the protein MLKITDLHVSVGGTPILKGLTLEIPAGEVHAIMGPNGAGKSTLGYALAGREGYEVTSGTATLDGVDLLALSVEQRAAEGVFLAFQYPVSIPGVSNLYFMRAALNSIRKQRGEAELDAPSFMRVAREKAKLVELSQDLLKRSVNDGFSGGEKKRNEIFQMALLEPKLAILDETDSGLDIDALRVVSGGVNALRDPARSMLVITHYQRLLDYIVPDRVHVLVDGKIAESGDAELAKQLERDGYAEHRSPAA; encoded by the coding sequence ATGTTGAAGATCACGGACTTGCACGTTTCGGTGGGCGGGACGCCCATCCTCAAGGGGCTCACGCTCGAGATCCCCGCTGGCGAAGTGCACGCCATCATGGGGCCCAACGGCGCCGGCAAGAGCACGCTCGGCTACGCGCTCGCTGGCCGCGAGGGCTACGAGGTAACCTCGGGCACGGCCACGCTCGACGGCGTGGACCTGCTGGCGCTCTCGGTGGAGCAGCGCGCGGCCGAGGGGGTCTTCCTGGCCTTCCAGTACCCGGTGTCCATCCCGGGCGTGAGCAACCTCTACTTCATGCGCGCGGCGCTCAACAGCATTCGCAAGCAGCGCGGCGAGGCCGAGCTGGACGCGCCCAGCTTCATGCGCGTGGCGCGTGAGAAGGCCAAGCTGGTGGAGCTCAGCCAAGACCTGCTCAAGCGCTCGGTGAACGACGGCTTCAGCGGAGGCGAGAAGAAGCGCAACGAGATCTTCCAGATGGCGCTGCTCGAGCCGAAGCTGGCCATCCTGGACGAGACCGACTCGGGCCTCGACATCGACGCGCTGCGCGTGGTGTCCGGCGGCGTGAACGCGCTGCGCGACCCGGCCCGCTCCATGCTGGTGATCACGCACTACCAGCGCCTGCTGGACTACATCGTGCCCGACCGCGTGCACGTGCTGGTGGACGGCAAGATTGCGGAGAGCGGCGACGCCGAGCTGGCCAAGCAGCTGGAGCGCGACGGCTACGCCGAGCACCGGAGCCCCGCGGCATGA